The region ACGGCACTACACGGCACTACACTATACGGTACTACATACGTTTTTCATGGACTAAACAGTCCGGGATGCAGGTGGAGCACTGTGGGATTTGCTGGAACGAAAAAAGGGCCTTTCGGCCCTTTTTTTCAACGATCCACAGACTCCGATGGAACTCTGCAGATCAAATTTGGAGCGGGAAACGAGACTCGAACTCGCGACCCCGACCTTGGCAAGGTCGTGCTCTACCAACTGAGCTATTCCCGCATTCTACAGAACATCTTGTTTATCAAACATTTTCAATAAACAGTGTCGCTGTCGATGCGGTGCATTCTACTGACCTGACACAGTGAGTCAATAAAATTATCGCCCTATCTGAATCGTTTGCTGTTTTTTAAGGCGAGGCGATCAATGTTCAAGCAGATCGCGCCAGGCGGCACTCAGGTACTGGAACATCGACCAAAACGTCAGCACAGCAGCCACATACAACGCCGCCACGCCAGCGGCCTCCACCATACGTTCAGGCCGCCACAACAAACCGACCAGCGCAACCATCTGCGCGGTGGTTTTGATTTTACCAATCCACGACACCGCCACGCTGCTACGTTTACCCAATTCCGCCATCCATTCGCGCAATGCGGAAATGATGATCTCACGGGCAATCATCGTGGCGGCTGGCAGCGTAATCCACC is a window of Dickeya solani IPO 2222 DNA encoding:
- the pgsA gene encoding CDP-diacylglycerol--glycerol-3-phosphate 3-phosphatidyltransferase, whose translation is MRFNIPTWLTLFRVVLIPFFVLAFYLPFNWAPMVCAGIFVFAAVTDWFDGFLARRWKQTTRFGAFLDPVADKVMVAVALVLVAEHYHSWWITLPAATMIAREIIISALREWMAELGKRSSVAVSWIGKIKTTAQMVALVGLLWRPERMVEAAGVAALYVAAVLTFWSMFQYLSAAWRDLLEH